The Rhododendron vialii isolate Sample 1 chromosome 3a, ASM3025357v1 nucleotide sequence ATGTCCTTAAATATTGCCTATTCCTTTTGAGATATCTAATTAGGATCTTAGAATATGATTGACTTGGCCACCCTTTTATTGTATTCTATTGGTTGTGTTGTGAAGTGTCCTAATTTCAAGACTTGTGATGCGCTATTGTGTCACTACGTTCGACTGAAGTGGGGAGCATAGGGAGTACCTGAAGAAAGAAGGCGCAACAAAGGTCCAAAATAATTTGCATTTGCCATCTGAACAACATTCTCATCAAGGAAGGATAGATTCCCTAAAATCTCATGGGCATCTTTTGCAGCTTGAGGATCATCACTGCTGGACATTGTCACTACTAGAAGTATACAACCCTGAACCCTTCCAATTAAGTTCCTTACCACATCGTTTCTTGATAATTCTAACAGCAACCTCAGTGCTGCCTTACTCTCGTTTACCTTACGCGCAAGGGAATGAACAATGAGCTCAATGGCATCGTCTACTTTAGCAATTCTCTCCTGTCAAAAATGGAATTTCGAGCTGATGAGATGCGTCTAAACTAGAGTCGTAGTATTCATCACACAAAGTATTATGGTCATATCAAAGTGGGAGATGGTCTTGACTCGATGGAATAAATGTCTCCCTTCATTTCATATTTGTGGTTGGCTTTGGGCAACCGTGCCCCTTACTAGGATGGACACTCTGTATCTTTTGTCATAAAAATCGAGACTTTTCCTCCCAAATTAAAAAATCccaagtagtttttttttgagaaaaagtattcaaaatcatcaaaaagGACATTAAAAAAATACGGATTAATTTTCAAGGTGTCCGGGATGGTAAAAAAGAACCAAGAGACAGAGGTAGTAAGAAGTACCTTGTTATCAGCATTATCCTTTGCAAGGGAAAAAAGGATGTCGAGAGCATTCTTTCTTATTTCAGAGATTTTTGCACCAAGGAGACCAATAAGAATTGGTACATAGTCCTCCATAATTATCCATTCCTTGTGCAACTCTCTTTCAACACATAAATCCTGCAGCTTTCCAAGGGAATGAAGTACTTCTTGCTCCTCGTTTGACTGAACCTTTGGTTTCAAGGAAGCAATGGTAATCATGGTATTCCGGTCCTTCCATTCTTCAATTGACTCACGAAGAGTTTTGTTGGATCGCAAAAGCGACTTGTTCAAGGGGTTCATTGTTAAAGGACACTGCTTGTTACCCTCTTCCAACCACTTCTCTATTGCACTTCTTTCAAATGTCTGCCCATGGGAAGTTTCCACGGGGTCCACCATGATATCCATAGTGATTGGGCAATAAAACGACTGGAGAGGTTCCAGTGGCTGTCTACCCAAGGAATGTCGCTTGCTTAAATACTTCACCTCTTTCTCCTCTGGAGTTGTGATCATATCAGCCTTGCATAGCAACGCAACGATCTGTTCCATCTGTAAAGCTTCTGCCATGTCTTCCCTCAGCTGATCATTGTCGATTACGCTCTTTAGTGCCTCAAATTCCCTCTTGACTTCCGATTGTTCAGTTGAGATTCCTACAGCCTCAGCAATAAGTATTACCAAATTATTCGCATAGGATCGATCAACATTCCTCTCTTCAATTCCTGACTCAATTTTCTCCAATATTTCTTGTTCTGCTATAGTTATTCGGTACCTGGCATCAAGCATACTCTTGCATAGCTTGGTGATCTCATCATTTACAACGGATGAACCATCCAAAGAGGCCAAGGAGAGAAGGCCCAAAGCCCGGCTAATTTCGATTGTATTGCCTTCTAACTGTTTAATGATTCTCCGGCAATTGAGAAAGAGATAGACCTTGTTTCTGTTGATACAACTTAGAGTCAACTGCTTAGCGACTTTAATCTCCCCGTTTAGAATCTCTACAGCATGTTTTAAGCTGTCAGAAGGTTGCATATCTAACTTGGACAACTCTCTTAAGACCAATGTAATTCTCTCCATGTAAGTTGAAAATTTGTCGAAATTCTCCTTCTGAACTAGAACTGAGTTGGCGGCATTTACAGTTTCAATTAGGGCTAGGGTAGTCTCATAGAGGATTTCTGAACCCGGAACAAGCGCTGCACTAATTGTTATGTCGTTTGCCATCTCAGTACAGGTAATGTGAAGACAGAAACTCAACTTCGAGAGAACCCTGGATTTtacacaaaaaaatcaataccACCCTCTATCAGACAAGTGAATTTGACCGCTTAGAAACGTGGCAAAATGATTTTAGTGATGGCATAAAGTCATGCATCAAATTCCAACTACAtgaacttcatgaacaaagaaagaaaattccTCAACGAAACGATCTCACATTCATGAtctattttcctctttttcccaaTCCATTTACTGCACGAACTACCACAGCCTAACCTTATTTTCAGTTCCCAAGAAATTGAAGGAAAAGGGGAACAAACAAAACGAACACCGTAAAACTGAGCTACCAGCTAGGTTTCCTCGCCCTTGTAAAATTAGATTATTTAACCTAAATAACAAACATTCTATAACTTCCCTACATTTTCTCGGCAACCAGACAAACCGAACTAGGGGACATGGAACTGGCACAGGAGCGGCTTTACTAGTGATTTAGGGGATTCAAGCAAAAAAATGCGCGaaagtttttaaatattttcaagtacATTTACTATTGTCTGCACGGGTCAGTCGTGCGTTGccaacgtaaatgaaaaatctacttaaatttgtgagtaaCGATGTAGTATGGCAcaattaaacaaaataaatcagGGTCAATGAATatgaatttttgcaaaaataaaaaaacctttATCTTAGATAGAGTTCGGTTTCTTTATACAATTTTGTACTGAAATTCTAGAGCCGCCCCTGCAACTAACATTAATTAACCAGATAGGGTAGATCAAAGTTCAAATTTCGTGAATAAGAACTTCTAAACAAACCCAAATGCTTATCAAACTCGACGAGATCTGACCAACTTACTTCGAGTGATGACTGTTGAGTGAATCAGGACTCGGGAGAAACCAGTGGCGGCCTTCAACCAGAGCCGCGGACTTGTTCTCTGATTCCCTTTGAAGGACTTCAACTCTCTTGGAAAATTACACAAGAAATCTAGGGCTTCTCAACATCTCATCGTCTAAAGCGATTCTCAAGCTGGAAACCGAAGACTGTTCCTTAGCCGGGCAAAGACGGGACTAAGTGACCGGTTTCTCCCACGCGCTCGACTTCTTTGAAACGTCGGAAATTGAAATCTTTTATTTGAACGCGTTAATGTATTGACAAGGCAATCTCTGGGACAATATGTGGAAGGGATTACGTATCACTCCTTAAGTATTTTCCCTCAGCAATCAGTATATATTCCTGCTaataacacaattttaaaacacggTTGCGTTCAGATCAGTTCAATGCGTCCGTTCCACGTGCATCGAACCGCTCCGGAACATAATTGAACTTGTTTCACGTGCATCAATCTGCTCCGAACACGGCTATGTCCAAAGTTCTGTTCctaggttttttcttcttctcaaaTTCCACTACAAATGGTTGAGTCAGTTGCGTCCAAATCCGTTCTGTTAGGATCGAAGCACACGATTCACGAGGataaaacagtaaaaaaatcGATACAGAAATATACGTGGTTCTCCCAAAgccgggtacgtccacgggagcgagagagcaatttttttttattgatgattACTGTACATTGAGTTTTACAATAGAGAATATTTATACTTCCGTACCGTTTTCGCTTCGTTGCACTTGGCTCCACTTCACTATGCTTGCAAGTGGTCTTTATTGTAGAACTTTTCGGTACCTCTCATAATATGAAGCACAAGCTCTAACACGTTTCATGCACCCGTTCCACGTGCATCGAATCTCTCCGGAACGCAATTGAACTTGTTTCACATGCTTCGATCCGCTCCGAATACAGTTATATCCGAAGTAATgttcttaagtttttttttcttctcaaattcCATTACGTATGGTATGGTTGAGTCTCCAAACGTGCATCAAACCGCTCTAAAACACAATCGAAACCTGTTTCACATGCATCAATTCACTCCGAACACAATTATGTCCGAAGTTGGGTTCCTATGGTTTTTCTTCTCCTCAAATTCATCTACGTATGGTTTAGTCAACTACAGTATTCAAGTAAAGGGTCTGGGTTCTACTTCGGGCCCCACGCGAATCACGGCAAAAAAGAGCGCCAAGGTAAGCGTTCTGTTTTTTACTTCGCCCCTAAAAACGAAAACGCGTGTTCATTAGTTTTCCCTTGAGCGTGTTCACTTATAACGCTTTCTGCCTGGACCTTAGATATTTAAATAAcgcttttctctttctttagtGAGCGATTCCAGATCGCTTTCTTTTTCCGCCTTCTCGATCACTCCCCGTCGCGGCAAAGCCACCGAAGGAAGAGGTTCACTTCTTCCTCCTCGGCGTtcgatttctagggttttagaTCCCCTGTAAAGATACAGATTTTGGTGCTTGGTTTCCATGGAAGAAGGCGTCCGAGAAGTTCTCTACGAAACACGTTATCACGCTTCCAGGCCTTACTCTCCCAATTACCCTCCCCAACTTcaccaggtctctctctctctctccgacatACACCTATCTACTTGTGTATGCATTCAATTCTTTGTATTTCTGTAACCTAATGCTTCTTCGTATGTTTTTAATCTGATTATATACTCAATTTAATAATGTGTACAAATTCAGCTGGACGAAGGTGTCAAAGGAAGTCTTCTCTCGTTGCTTTCCTCTCGAGGTACATTTAGTTCTTATTTCATCACGGATTTGGTATCTGCAGAAGTTCAATTACTTAGTACTCCATTCTATAGGATCATATACGTACAGAATTGAGCAACAAATTTGTATCTAATGGTTTGAAAGTTTGAGCAGGGGTTTTGATGTTCTAAATTCTTAGTTACAGACATTGATCAAATTTATCATACAGGCAAATGCATCTGTTTGATCCAATGCAGATTGAGAATGGGGGTGATATACTAGTAAACTGATCCTTTTGTGATTTACTAAGCTGATAAGAGATTTGTTCTTTTGTTCATAACTTTTTAACTAGGCTGATAAGCGATATACTCTCTCGATCatggacaaattttttttctattaatgTCTATAAGGTAGTTTGTTTGATAGAAAATATTGAGGGAAGCTTTCAATCATACTTGTAGGGCACTAAGCAGCATGACAGCAACTAATGCTTATAAAATAGACGCTGCTTATAGTTAGTTGTCATCACCATTTTGAATCTTGTGATTCTTATAGTTCATGGATTATGTGGTTGTCGATCATTTCTGTTACCAACAAGCTCATCCCAGCCAAGATGACGTATAGTGTTCCTTGTATCTTTCTTTATCTACTTCGTGGAATGGGTTGGTTCTGGCAATTGATATATTCCTGATGTCCTGTTTTGTGTATGTGGAATTACAATGAAGGTGTAAGTCAACTTAAACGAAAATGGAGTGAGTATCGGAGTCCAATAAAGTTAAGGAAATGGGTATCTTTGTTTGTCTCTCCAAGGGGTGAACGTCTTGCTGTAGCTGTGGGAAATCACATAACAATCTTGCAGAAGGAGGATGACTACCAGCAGCCATGTGGTTTTTTCACTAGTAAGATTCACATGCTTATTTCATGGAGCTAGGTAATATCACCTTGCATAAAATCAAAATGaggtttttcttcattttttcctatATTTCCATCAGGTGCTTGCGGAAATTTCTTTGACTTGTGCACTCTTTTTGCCCCCTTTTTAgttgcattatttttttcctacaTTATTTTCTCTGGATATTCTACTCACCCCTTGATGTAACCCTGTTGCAAATCAGATTATTGGGGGATGAACATGCATGTTAGTTGAATATGTGGGTCAACTTGTCATCTCGTGGTCTTTTGCATTTCATTCATCTCTTGTGCTATTGTAATTTCCTTACTATGCTATCAGGCAGCACCCTTTGCACATTTACTTTTGGAGGTTGGTCGGAAACTCACGATGTTCTTGGAGTTGCTGATGATGCCGATATACTCTATTTCATAAAATCCAATGGTGAAGAGATAACCAGAATTACAAAGGGAAATTTAAAAGTATCTTCGTCAATATTGGGCTTGATAGCATTTGATGGCTCTGATATGAACAAATCTTGCTTGTAAGTTTTTGTATTACTATCCGCAATTCCGGCACAAAATATGCTGAGTATAAGGTCTCTGTTTACATTTTGTAGTTTTTCAACAGCTCTTTTGAGTAGATACAATCCCATCACAGGTGTGGCTTCAACGTCCTTACATCAGATGGTTCTCTTCATGAAGTCGAGATCAGTCAGGATCCAAGTGCTTCTGTTTTGTCTGCACACACATCTAGAAATGGCTCTACTTTAAAGGACTTTACTGCAAATGTCTTCTGCTTGAATTACCACCCAGAAAGTTCTTTGCTTGCAGTAGTTGGTGGTGCTGTTAGTGTCCCAATGACCTCTAGTGCTAGCACTGGTAATGTttgcttttgtttccttttctccCTGTTTGTTGCTTTCTTTCCCAGCTCACGATTTTGCTGTAGTCTTCAGTGTCAAAGCTGGAGCTTGGattgacctctctctctctctctctgaatttgTGCGTAATACATGCAAGTGTTAGGTTGAATCCAGAAAACTTATTGTCCCTCTGCCGTGTTCTATTTAGTAACATAACCAGATAATCGAATAAACCCAGAAAGTGACATGCTATCAGTTCAGACTTCAGAGTCATTGAATTGTTCTGGTTATTGCTTGAAAATTTTGAGCAAAATCTGCATCTTGGCCTGAAGTTCTTCTTTTGCAATTATATGCGAAGTCTGAAATGTGTTTGAGATCTAGATCTCCTGTCCTGAATATTATAcctttgagaataaattctttacaccgccggtgtaaacatttgtttcctccaaatcaattgcattgcgacacgtgtcaaaacagtggtcccaattaataaaacatggcgacgtggcgcaatgcaattgatttggaggaaataaatgtttataCCGGTGGTgtaaaagaatttattctctgtACCTTTTCCCATGTCAGTTTTTCAATCTTTTATAGAAACAAGGAGAGGTGGAGCCATACACATAATTGTAGAGTCAAGGCTTTCTTCTTATAAAGCTATTTAAAATCTGTTCCTGTTCTTCCCAGGAACCTATAGTCTTTCTCTCTGGCGACGAACCAGCAACCTAGGTTTGAACCCAGTGTTTTCTACTCAGCTTGAAGGTTTATATTCCAAACCAAAAGGTCATGTCGGTCAATTAACATCTCCAAAGGTGCTTTTCTCACCAGAGGGTAAGTTTGTGGCTGCTCTAGATGTGAGAGGGCACTTGGTCATTTTTAAGCTGGATAATGGACAGTTTTCTCTTTCAAATCTCTCTTGTGGAGACAAATATGATTCACAAGATAGCAGTGATATGTCAACCAGGGGGAAGGAATCATTAAGCGATATCATGGATTTTACTTGGTGGTCTGACTATATCCTTGTAGTTGCAAAGAGGAGTGGCACAGTCACCATGATTGACATCTTTAGTGGTGTTAGACTATTGGAGAAAGATCCGTTGT carries:
- the LOC131319841 gene encoding U-box domain-containing protein 43-like; the protein is MANDITISAALVPGSEILYETTLALIETVNAANSVLVQKENFDKFSTYMERITLVLRELSKLDMQPSDSLKHAVEILNGEIKVAKQLTLSCINRNKVYLFLNCRRIIKQLEGNTIEISRALGLLSLASLDGSSVVNDEITKLCKSMLDARYRITIAEQEILEKIESGIEERNVDRSYANNLVILIAEAVGISTEQSEVKREFEALKSVIDNDQLREDMAEALQMEQIVALLCKADMITTPEEKEVKYLSKRHSLGRQPLEPLQSFYCPITMDIMVDPVETSHGQTFERSAIEKWLEEGNKQCPLTMNPLNKSLLRSNKTLRESIEEWKDRNTMITIASLKPKVQSNEEQEVLHSLGKLQDLCVERELHKEWIIMEDYVPILIGLLGAKISEIRKNALDILFSLAKDNADNKERIAKVDDAIELIVHSLARKVNESKAALRLLLELSRNDVVRNLIGRVQGCILLVVTMSSSDDPQAAKDAHEILGNLSFLDENVVQMANANYFGPLLRLLSSGTESVKMMMAKTLSEVELTDHSKLSLFKDGAKGPLLQLLSHDDIEMKKVSVKALQNLSTIPQNGLQMIREGAVGQLFELLYCHRLSSTSLREQAAATIMNLAISTTAPEADQMKVSIFDSEEDIFKLFSLISLTGPQVQQSILQTFIAMCQSSSGFEISTTLRQISATRVLVQLCELDNNTLLRASAVKLFHCLTQDCDNNSFLEHVTQRCMETLLKIAKTSNDTEEIASAIGVVSNLPRDSQMTEWLLNSNTLQVIFTFLATGNTDSSYKKEVVENSATALCRFTVPTNHEWQKKVAEARFIPLLVDLLVSGTSLTKKSVAISLKQLSESSSALSTPAKKKKVVFACCLGSPDPGCCPVHSGICTPESSFCLLECDAIKPLVSVLEERDTCASEASLDALLTLIEGEQLQKGSKVLDEANAIGSIVKMLSSDSPRLQEKALKALERVFRLLDLKQKYGPSAQLPLVDITQRGTSSMKSTAAKTLAHLNVIHDQSSFF